GGCCGTAGCCGAGTCTCTCTCCGCCGCATCGTGCTGCCCGGCCAGGGCATGAAGCCAGCCGCGCAGTTGCAGCAAACGACTTAACTGATGACTGTGGCTGGAACCCTTGCTGTTCAGCAGCGCAGTGTCCACCAGCTCTGCGGCATGCTCTTTTTCACCACAGGCCAGCAACAGCATGGCCTGATAATAATTGAGCAACGGCCCGATGGCAGAGCGCTGCATCTGCCCCGGACTGAGCTGCGAACGAAGGATCTCCCGCTGTCTGGAAAATCCGCCGGCATCGCCATGCCCATGGAGCAGCGAACAACCGATCAAACCCAGCAGTTGGCAGGCTGAAAACCGTTCCAGATTCTCCCGGTGCCCGGCCTGGTGCTCCAAGGCAGTGGCAACGACCCGGTAACGCCCCTGCCAGAGGGCCTGCATGCCCCGCAACACGGCAAATTCGATTTGCTGCTCACTCAAACACAATTGCTGGGCTTCGGCCAGACCGATGCTGGCCAGGCTGTCAACGGTGTCCAGCCGCCCGGCAAAAAATAATTCCGCCAGACCCAGTGCGTAGGTGATTTTCAGACGTTCAACCGCGGCACAGCTGTCACTATAGGCGGCATACAACTTTCTGAAATCCTCCAGTCGCCCCTGCCAGCGTTCAAAACAACCATCCACAGCCAGGGAAAGCATCACCTGGACGGTCGCCGTCAGCAGCATGCCACGAGAATCCTCAGCCGATGCAAAACGCTGATAGGCCAACTCCAGCCAGTCCACCGCCTCATTTGAAAAAGCATGCAGCTCCGTGATTCCGCGGAACAGCGCCAGCCAACTGTCGGCGGCGGTCAGGTCGGCAGGGATCGCGCTGATTAAGGGGCCGATCTCGCGCTGATAGCGGCTGTCCACCAGGGCCAGACCGAACTGGCTGAGCATCTGTGCCATGGCGGAAAAGTCGCGCGCCTCCAGCAGACAGTTCAGGGCTGCATCAAAACGGCCTTCGAGCCGGTACCATTCGGCCGCCGCCTGGTAAACCAGCTGGCGTTCCGCGGCCGTCAGATCCAACTCGGCCTTTTCACGCAAGAAAGCCCTGGTCCCGGGCTTGATGAGCAAAACCGTTTCTTTTTCGACAGTGGCAGTCAGCACCAGCCCGTGCCGCTGCAGATAATCGATAACCGCCCGAATATCAGTAATTTCACTCAGACTCTGGGCCAACCGAACCGGCACCGATTCCAGCAACGCCAGCTTCAGCACCGTCCGCCGCCAGGGCAAAGGGAATTCGGTCGTCAAGGTTTCGAAGAACCGGCGATCATCCAGTTCATGGGGATCGGCCAGATCTTCAGCCAGGCGCAGCAACATGCTCCGGTCCTGTTCCCTGAGCTGACCATCACCGGTAATCATCAGGCCGCTGAGCCAGCGCAGGCGCGCCGAGTGATCCTGCAGTTGCTGTTCCAGCTGCTGCTGATTGCTGCGACTGCGGCGTTCGTCAGCACACATCCGCAGCATCACTTTAACCCTGGCCAGCATTTCCACATTGCTGATCGGCTGAGAAATAAAGTCGTAGGCGCCGACATCAAGCCCTTCGGCGCGCATCGTCGGCGAGGCAAGATGAGCGGTGATCAGAACCAGCGGGATCTCGGCGGTCTGCGGTTGCTGACGCAACCTGCGACACATCTCCAATCCACTCATCTCCGGCATCTGCACATCGATGAAGGCCCCGTCGACCGCTTCCCGCGCACAGATGGCCAGCCCCTCCCGGGCACTGCGGGCGGTCAGGACCCGCACCCGGGGCAGGTCGATTTCAATGATTTTAGCCAACAGCAACAGGTTGGTCTGGTTATCATCGACCAGCAACAGGGTAAATTGTTCCAGGGGCTCCGTCTGCATCATGATAACCGTTTACACCGGGATCAGCCCGGCAAACTTGAGCAACAGCTTCTTGGATCCGACTGAATTGAAATAAACGATAACCTTCTGTTTGTCGCCATCACCTTCCAGCCGGCGCACCGTCCCGATCCCGAACTTGATATGCCGCACCCGGGTTCCCAACCGCAATCCGGCCGGGCCTTCATCAGTGGCAGACTCGGTCGCGCCCCGGTGCGGTGGTTGAGGAGCGGCGATCGACACGGCAAGGTCCTGGTTTTCATCCCAGACCTCCGTTTCCTCCTGGCCGCTCATCAGATCCGCCAAGGAGGACAGATTATGAGCAGCCGCTGTTTTTGTCGCCGGGGCGGCTTCCTCCCCTCGTCCCTTGATCAGCTGGCCCGGAATTTCGGTCAGGAAGCGGCTGGGGGGATTGAACTGCCAGGTGCCATAAACCCGCCGACGCCGGGCATGGGACAGGTACAGACGCTGCATGGCACGGGTCATACCGACATAGCAGAGGCGCCGTTCCTCGGCCAGTTCTTCCCCCATGGCACCGGAGCGGGAGTGGGGGAACAGCCCCTCTTCCATCCCGGTCATGAAAACGATGGGGAACTCCAGACCTTTGGCGGAATGCAGGGTCATCAGGGTCACCCGCTGCTGGGAGTCGTCATGCTGTTCCAGGTCAGTGATCAACGCGATCTGCTCCAGGTAATCTTGTACGCTGCCGCCAGCGGTGGCATGTTCTTCCATCCCCGCCAGCAGCTGCTCCAGATTTTCCAGCCGACCTTTGGCCTCCTGGCGACCTTCCGCGGTCAGGGCATTCTGGGCTTCCTCCTGCAGGGCCGGTCCGTAACCGGAATCATGGATCAACTCCGCCATCAGTTGCGGATACGGCAGCCGTTGCAGACGCTCCGTGAAACTGTCGAGCAAGGCCAGGAATTCTCCCACCCGCTTTGCCGCTGCACCTTTCAGGATCTGCTCCTGGAGAGCCAGCCGACAGGCGGCCAGAAAGTTGCCGGCTTGTTCTTCATAGGCGGCAATGCGCTCGATGGTGGTGTTGCCGATACCGCGGGCCGGGACATTGATGATCCGCCGCACGGCCAGGGAATCCTGGGGATTGATCAGCACCCGCAGGTAGGAGAGGACGTCCTTGACTTCGAGCCGGGCATAGAACTTGACCCCGCCGAACATGACATAAGGAATCCGCCCGGCCCGCAAGGCTTCTTCCAAAGCCCGGGACTGGGCATTGGTGCGATAGAACACGGCCATCTCCCGTAACCCATGGCCGGCCCGCTGCAATTCAGCGATTTCAGCGGCAACAAACCGGGCCTCTTCGAAGTCATCGGGAGCGGTCTCGACATGCAGCAGTTCACCTGGCGGATTTTCCGTCCAGAGCTGCTTCTCCCGGCGGTCCGGGTTACACCCGACCACCGCTCCGGCGGCCTCCAGAATGGTGCGGGTCGAGCGGTAATTCTGCTCCAGTCGAATCACGCTCGCGGTCGGAAAATCGATATCAAACCCGAGGATATTGCCGACTTCGGCGCCGCGCCACCGATAAATGGACTGGTCATCATCGCCGACCACGCAGAGCGCCGTCTCCGGCCGGGTCAGCAACTGCATGAGTCGATACTGAACCCGGTTGGTGTCCTGGAACTCATCGATCAGGACATGGCGGAAACGTTGCTGCCAGCGCTCTCTGACCTCCGGGAATTCCTCGAGCAGCCGCACGGTCAACAGCAGCAGATCACCGAAATCGACAGCATTAGCGGCTTTCAGTTTATGCTGATATTGCGCATAGAGCTCGGCGACCAGCCGTTCGTCTGGATGCAGGTTGCCGTATTCGGTCGGCCCGATCCCGCTGTTTTTGGCACTGTCGATGGCGGCTGCAGCGGCGCGTGGTTTGAGGACCTTTTCAGAAATCTGCTGATCCTTAAGCAGTTCGCGCAGCAGGCGCAGCTGATCCTGATCGTCATAAATCAAAAAATCCCGTCCAAAGCCGAGATGATGAATTTCCTGACGTAAAATCCGCACGCAACTGGCGTGGAAGGTGGCCACCCAGGGCAGCTCTGAAGAACCGAGCAGCGCTTCCAGCCGTTCCCGCATTTCATTGGCCGCCTTGTTGGTAAAGGTCACGGCCATGATCTGCCAGGGGGCGACTCCTCGCTCGCGGATCAGGTAGGCAACCCGGTGGGTCAGAGCCCTGGTCTTCCCGGAACCGGCTCCGGCCAGCAGCAACAGCGGACCATCCTGATGCAGGACCGCCTGTCGTTGAGGCTCATTCAAGCCGGCCAGTAAATCAGTCATCCTCTTCCCCCAGCGTCCGGCTCATCAGGGCTCGGTTATAAGCTGAAATCATGTCGCGACGGGAGATAATCCCGTAGAGCTTGCGGTGAGTCTCCCGGTCCACCACGGGCAGCTGCTCGATATTGCGATAACCGATTCTGCGCATGGCGGTATCGAGGTCCTCCTCCGCATGCACCGTCACCACTTCCGTGGTCGCCAGCTCCTTGACGACAACCAGATCCATCAGTTCTTTTTCGAAAACCACCCCGAGGAAATCCTGCACCGAGATAATCCCGGTCAGTTCTCCCTTTTCGTTGACCAGGGGAAAATTGGTATGATGGGTCTTCTGAATGAAGCGCGCAAATTCTCCCAGGGTCATACTTTCCGGGATACTTTCGACCCGGGTCAGCATAACATCACCGACCGCCAGGCTCTTCATGATATTACGCTCTTTCCCGGCTTCCAGATCAATGCCGATCTGGCTTAGCTCAGCAGTTTCCAGGCTGTCTTTTTTCAGTTTGCGGGCAAAGGTCGTGCCGATAACGCAGGTCAGCATAATTGGGATAATGACTTCGTAGCTGTCGGTGGTTTCAAAAAGCAGAAAAATGGCGGTCATCGGCGAATGGGTCGCCGCCGCCAGGAACGCCCCCATACCGACCAGCGCATAGGCGCCACCGGACAGCCCGGCCCCAGGGAAGACCAACTCCAGAATATGACCGAAGGCTCCCCCGGCCACCGCACCGAGAAACAGGCAGGGTGCGAACATGCCGCCGGGCAGCCCGGAGCCGAGGGTGATGGATGTGGCCACCATTTTGGCAGCGACCAACACCAGCAGCAGATACCAGGAATGGCCCCCATGGAGCACCGCGCTGATGAATTCGTACCCGTTACCGAACACCTGGGGCAGAAAAATGCCGATCACCCCGACGCTCAGCCCGCCCAGGACCGGTTTGCTCAACTGCGGCACTTTAAGTGCGGTGATCATGTTCTTGATGCGACTGTTCACATCGATAAAACCGGCGGCAAGACCGCCGATAACAAAACCCAGCAGCACATAGAGGGCAAGTTCCCAGAAGCTGTGCAGAAAAAAGGTCGGGGTCACCACTTCCGAGACGTTACCGAGCAAGGCCCGGGATACGACCGTGGCCATGCCGCTGGAAATAACGATGGACGTGAAGCTGGCCAGTTCAAAGGACGACAACAGGACGATTTCGGTGGCGAAAAACACCCCGGCGATCGGGGCGTTAAAGGTCGCTGCGACCCCGGCCGCAGCACCGCAGGCGACCAGCACTTTCAGCCGATTCCCGCTCATTTTGAACAGTTTCCCGAACTGGCTGCCGATGGTGCCACCGATCACGGCGATCGGTCCTTCCTGCCCGGCGCTGCCACCGGTACCCAGGGTAATCGCGGAGCCAAGACCCTTGGTAAACAACGGTCTGAGCGGTAGCTTGGCACCTTTCAGGTTGACCTTGACCAGAAAGGCTGAGAAGCCACCCCGCAGGTCTTTTTTGAACAACACCCAGAGCGGAATCACCAACAGGCCGCCGATAGCGGGCAGAAACATCACCAGAATCCGCTGCAAGGACCAGTGATCCAACGAAATGTCAAAGAGTTCAAAGGTCTGCTCGAAGATCAGCCAATGAATCAGTTCGATGGTTTTCCGGAAAAAATAGTTGCCCAAACCGCCCAGGATACCGATCAAAACCGCAAGAATGATCAGAAAGGTATTTTCACTGATTTTGAGATGACCCAGAATTTTCAGAAAGAGTTTTTGCACGCGGCGAGCGGGAAGATAATTTTTCAATACCTGAGATGACACAACTTTGGCCTAACGTTTAATTGACTGCCTCGGCAGGCAGCGGTGTTTCGGATAAAAACAAACCGCCCCGGCAACCGGCGGGGACAGGTCTGGATAAGAATTTTGAATTCAAACGAATTATACTAAACCCAAATATCCCACGAGGCAACACCACAAAAAACAATATGATTATTTTTTAGCGGGCTGCGGCAACGCAACATGAACAGCCGGGAAGGCTGCCCCGGCAAAGGAGAAGGGATTTGCAGTCGTCAGGCGCTGTGCTGCAGGTAGGCCGCATAGCCCAGCCCGACCCCGAGCAGGTCAGCCACCCCGCCCATGGTCAGGTTGCGCTGTCGGAACGCGGCATCCATCTGGCGCAGCAGGGGAACCGGATCGTGCCCCGCCACCAGACAGCGGCGCAGTTGCAGCCCACTCTGTTGTAAATAAGCGATGCCGGAATCCCCGCAACGGTGGCGGGCGGTCGAATCGTCGACCCGCAGCATCAGCTCCGCCAGCGCCAGATAAAAGCCGCGACCGTTGTCCAGCCCACCCTGGTCTAAAGCCGGCAGCACAATATCAAACACCCCCGGCAACCCGCCAAGTGCCTCAGCGACGATTCCGGCCTGAGGATGCTGCTTTCGCACCGTTTCCCCATGACTGCAAGGCGGCTGCGGCCGGCGGGCAAAGAATTCGCCGGCGGTCACTTTTACGGCGGCCTGCAACGCCACAGGGTTACGCAGGTCGCAGCGCGCAGCGGCCATCAGCAGCAGACCGGTCAAGAAGATCCCGCCGCGATGGCAATTGGTGCCAAGTTCCTGCAACATGCGCCGTTCGGCCCGCTGCCCGATCAGGACCGGGTCGCCAGAACCGCTTGGAGCCGCCAGCGCGGCACAGAGTTCACGCAGATATTGACGCAGCAAGACGATGGAACGCGCCATCAGGAGTAAGGACAAATCCGGGTGGGAACCGTTATTGCGCAGATCGACCAGGCCGGGTTTCGGGGTCAGATACAGCTCAGCCTTGAGCCCGTCGATAAGCGACTCGGCCAACGCCTGCAGTTGTAAAGGGTTCGAGCAATTCTTCAAAGCGCTCTTTCACCTGCATGGGAGTATGGCGACGGGTGCGGATGCATTCCCGCGCCGGGGCGGCGCAGACCAGACAGGAACGTTGCGGCAGGCCGAGGCGCTGCCGATCGTACACCGTGCCGTCCGCGGCATAGACATCAAAATCGAGCAACCGCGCAAAATCGCGATAGTCCTCGATCCGGCAGCATTGCATTTTGACATCGACCGGGTCCCCTGCTGAAGCATATAAGACCCATGGGCCAAGAGCATCAACATCAAACAGTTCCAGGCTCGGCGCAAGCGCATTGCAGAGCTGTTCCTGTCCCCAGCCGAACAGCGCTTCGCTGCCCGCCGGCCGCTTGTCGCAACCGGGCACATTCAGCGCCAACTGAATGATGCTGCCGCCCGCAAGCGTCGCCAGCAGCTTCTGCAGCTCCTCATCGCGACGCTCACGGGCAGTCAGGATATCATTCTTTAACTTTGCGTACTGCATCGATTATTGTGCCATCACGATATTCGATCAGGGCAACGACATCATCCGTGAATTCGACCGGTTTCGGCTCGCCGGTGATGCGGGTCGCCAATTTTCTCAAATCGTGGATATCCATCACCGGAACCTTGCGTTTCTCCAGTTCCTTTCTCAGGTCGGCCTGATGCTCGTTCACCGCAATGCCGCGTTCGGTGACTATCACATCAATGGTTTCGCCCGGGGTGGTAACGGTCGTGACCGCGTCGCGGATAATCGGCAGCCGCCCGCGAATCAGTGGAGCGGTGATAATCGACAACTTGGCGCCAGCAGCGGCATCACTGTGCCCACCGGTATTGTGCAGCAGGTAGCCGTTTGACTCGGTATTGACATTAACGTTGAAGTCTACGTCAACCTCAGTGGCTCCCAGGATAACGCAGTCGAGCATATTGACGACCGCGCCGGCATTATAGGGATTGGCATACAGGTCCGCGCTCATCTCCAGGTGATTTGGATTACGCCCGATGGAAGCGACCGCTTTCAGATCGAAACACTGGACATCGAACAACGCACGGAACAGCCCCTGTTCGAGCATATCGACGAAATAACCGGTAATCCCGCCGCAGCCGAAGCTGCCCTTGATCTGCCCGGCACTCATCAGTTGTTTGACCCGATCCGCCACCGCCAGGGAGATCCCCCCGGAGCCGGTCTGGAAGGCAAAACCGTCTTTCAGCAGCCCGGAGGCCTCAATCACCTGGGACGCATATTTAGCAATCTGCAGGCCGACCGGATCACGGGTGATTCGGGTGGTGGTTGAAACGATCTTATTGGGATCGCCCAGGGAATCGACGACCACGACATGATCGACCAGGGACATGGGAATCGATACCGGCACCACCGGATAAGGCTGGAGGTTGTCGGTGACGGCAACCACATGCTTGGCGTACTGGGCATCGGTATGGGCATAGCCCAGACTGCCGCAGGCCGAGGGCCCGAAGTACCCGTTCATATTGCCGAACTCGTCACAGGTCGGAGCCGCGATAAAGGCGACATCGACGGTCACATCCCCGGAGATCACCGAGCGGGCCCGGCCGCCATGGGTACGTACGGTAATCGGGCAATGCAACTCCCCTTTGGAAGCCATTTCGCCGATGAGACCGTTAACACCGGTTTCAATGGCGGTAATGACACCTTTTTGGATGTAAGGAATCAGCTCCGCATGCACCGGGTGAACCGAGCTTGAAGCGATGGTGATATCCCGAATGCCCATAGCGTCGATCTCTTTGACCACCATATTCAGCAATGCGTCACCGTTGCGCAAGTGATGGTGGGTCGCAATGCATTGGCCGCTTTTCAGACCGGAGGCCTCAATGGCTTCACGCAGACTCCCGAGCAGCTTCTTGTCCCCCGGGTTGACCCGCCGCAGCGGTCGACTGGCATGGTCGGAGGTTTTCTTATAACTGAAGGGGTCCTGATACGGGACAACTGTTTTCCCGGCAAAGGACTCCGGGAGCTGACGTCCCAAACTATTTACGGCCATAGATCACCTCTTCATCCAATTCAATATCAACCAGACCGTGCGCCTGGGCAGTTTTCAAAGTCTTGACGGCACGAATAACCACCGGCGCGTCGATCATCTTGCCGGCCAGCGAGATAACCCCGGTCCCCATTTCCCGGGCGCGCTGAATGGCATCGATCACCTGCAGTGCGTAGTCGATCTGCTCCTGCTTGGGAACAAAGACTTCGTGGACAACTTCGATCTGGCGGGGATTGACCAGCGATTTCCCGCTGAAGCCGAGGACCTTGATCAACTCGGTCTCCTTGCGCAGCGCATCCATATCCGTGGCATCCGGAAAGATGGTGTCAATGGCCTGAATACCGGCGGCCTTGCAGGCCCAGACGATCCGGGTCCGCGCGGCGAACAGTTCCTCGCCGCCTTTGGTTCTTTCAATCTCCAGGCTGGCGGTATAATCCTCGGCACCGAAAGCCAGCCCGAGGAGCCGCGATGAACTCTTGGCGGTCTTGATACAGTTGATGACCCCTTCGGCCGTTTCGATGGAGGGCAGGATTTTGAAGTGCCCGATGGGTAGCCCCAGTTCCTCCTCATACTCGGTCAAAATGGTGTCAAGCTGCTCGACATATTCCGGCTTGTCAGCTTCGGGCAGGCGAATACCGTCGGTCATGGCCGGCAGGATGGCATCGAGATCCTGCTTCCACCACTTGGTTTTGAGACTGTTGATCCGCACCAGGATCTTCCGGTTGTGGTTCTGGTAGGTCTCCAGGAAGTTTTTGACCAGGACCCTCGCGGCGTCCTTCTCACTATAAGGCACCGAATCTTCCAAATCGATCATGACACAGTCGCTCTGGAACATCGGCACGTTCTGCAGCATGGAAGGCATGTTGCCTGGCACATACAACAGCGATCTCATTAATTCAAAATCAGCCATGGCAATCATTCCTCCTCAATGTAAATGGTCGGGGTTCCGGATGTCTTCGAAATATGCCGCTCGATCCCATCGATGATCATCTCGGTAAACAGAATTTCGCAACTGGCAAAGACTTCCGCATCAAACAGATGTCCGCCGATCACCTCCCCGGAGCTTTTGCCGAGCATAATATGGGCATGACAGTCCACCTTGCCATTGTCGCTGGAAATCAGGTTGCCTTCCAGATCCAGCAGTTCCAGCGGCCCTTCGATATGATGCTGGCGCATGCGCGGCTCGGTAATCGGCCGTTTGGCGCCGGACTTGATCCCGCGGAAATGGGCGTTGACCACCGACCCGACCGCAGACACGATCACTCCGTTTTTCACCTCTTCCTGCTCGGCAAACAGAATCAGCCGCTCGACGATCTTCTGTCCCGGCTCGATCTTGATAATAAAGCGGCGACCCTGCTCCCAGGTTTTACACCAGACTCCGTTCATGTTCAGGCCCCTTCCTGGCTGCTGGCTCTTCTGATCGCCGTTTCCAGGCGGGCGGCAATCGCGTAATCGAGGGCGCCCCGGTCACTGATCTTGATATGCCCACCGGTCACTGACAAGTCGGCCAGAACTTTTTCGACCTGACGTTTGATCAGGTGCTCAAACTGTTTTTTTACCGTTGAATCTATTTCTATGCGCAGGTCATCAGCAGGCTCTAAAAAAACCATCAGGTCACTCGACTGCATTGTCCCTGCCTGAGCTTTTCGTGCGATCTCCATCAATGTCTCCTCTGGTAATTCTTCAATGTTTGCAATAGCTCCCGCGCCTGGACCGAACGGAGAAAATTCAGCGTCGTTGCAGGCACAAGCTCTTTCAACGTCTCAAAAGCTTCACTTTTCAGGGCCTCGCGCACCCGGAACGCGCTGATCGGCTGGTCACCCCGCGCAACCCGGTCCAACTGCACTGTCTCAACATTATACAGGGCTAAAACCTTATGCATAGTCTCACTGTAAATACGCGTCGTCCGACAGTAGGGTTCGGTCCCGATGAAGCGTTTTTCGATGTTGAAAAAAGGCGCAATATGCCTCCCGAACAGCTCCAAGTCAACTTCCATCTGAATCAGCTGCTGGTCATCGTCCCGCTTGAGGAAGTAGCCGGGAAAGGTCACCTGACTGATCGCATAGTCGGAGGTATCCAGAACTGTCACGTTGGGGATATGGGCCGTCCCTTCCCTGGTCAGCCGGTAACGCACCTCGAAAGGGAAAATGGACCGGTCCTCCCGAACCACGAACACATACAGCTGATCGACCCGGGCGGCGGCCTGTTCGATCAGGTACTGATGGCCACGGGTAAACGGATTGCAGTTGACCACAACAGCACCGTTGCGGCCCGGCTTGACCAGCGCCTGACAGTCGGCCAAGTATTTCTGCAAGCCATGGCCATATTCCAGCAGACACAGTTTGGGATGTTTAACCAGCGGTGTGAAGTTCAGATGCTGAAAGGACAGGCAGCGATCCGGCTTGGTAAAAACAAAAAAGTTTTCGATGTTTGAATAGGCACAACTGTTGATCAGTTCCGTGATCAGCTCACCAAGAAGGCCGCCCCCCTGATGGCTGTCACGGATACAGATCATTTTAAAAACATTGTGATCCCTGGCCGCTGTGGCGACCAGTTCACCATTTTCGAAAACTCCGAACAGCGCGTCGAATGTCTCTTCGTATTTGAAACCATTCGATTCAATAAGCTCTTGCGCTTTGCGTTGATCAAATTTATTAATCAACCTGACGACCATATGCGTAAACCCTGCAACTTAATTCAGTTAATGTCCAAGTACTGAGAGGAGGACACCGGCCGCGATAGCCGAACCGACCACTCCGGCGACATTGGGAGCCATCGCATGCATCAGCAGGTAGTTGGTCGGATCAGCTTCCAACCCGACCTTGTTGACCACGCGGGCCGAGTTCGGCACGGCGGAAACGCCGGCGGCACCGACCAGCGGATTGATCTTTTTCTTGCTAAACAGGTTGAGAAACTTCGCAAACAATACCCCGGAAGCGGTGGCCAGAGCAAAGGCGGTCGCCCCCATCACAAAAATACCGATGGATTGCGGGGTCAGGAAATTGACCGCCAGCGTATTGGCCCCGATGGAAAAGCCCAGCAGGATCGTCAGGATATCGATCATGGCGTTGCGGGCGGTATTGGCCAGACGTTCGGTCACCATGCTTTCTTTGAGAATATTACCGAAGAACAGGCAGCCTATCAACACCATTGAGCCGGGGGCGATCAGGGTACAGACCAGAAAACCGACGATGGGGAAAATGATCTTTTCCCTTTTGCTGACCTGCCGGGAGACCTCCATGCGGATCAGCCGTTCCTCCTTGCTGGTCAGCAGCCGCATGATCGGCGGCTGGATCACCGGCACCAATGACATATAGGAATAGGCGGCAATAGCGATGGAGCCAAGCAACTCAGGTGCCAGCATCGACGACAGGAAGATCGCCGTCGGACCGTCAGCCCCGCCGATAATGCCGATAGCGCCGGCCTGCTGCGGGGTAAAGCCGATGAACAAAGCACCGATCAGGGTGGTAAAGATGCCGAACTGCGCCGCAGCGCCGAGCAGCACCAGCTTGGGGTTACTGAGCATGGGGGTAAAATCGGTCATTGCCCCGACACCGAGGAAAATCAGCGGCGGATAGATGCCCTGCTTGACCCCCTGGTAAATGTTGACAAAGAACATCCCCTCTTCCCCGCCCGACATACTTTCCGGGATGGGAATATTGCCGACGATCAGGCCGAAACCGATCGGCAGCAGCAGCAACGGCTCAAAACCCTTGTTAATAGCCAGGTAAATGAAAAGACAACCAAAAAGTATCATCACCACGTTTTGCCAGGCGACCCCGACAAAACCGGTACTCATCAAAAAATCAGTTAGCATGCCCATTTTTA
This genomic window from Pelobacter seleniigenes DSM 18267 contains:
- a CDS encoding sodium ion-translocating decarboxylase subunit beta; amino-acid sequence: MGMLTDFLMSTGFVGVAWQNVVMILFGCLFIYLAINKGFEPLLLLPIGFGLIVGNIPIPESMSGGEEGMFFVNIYQGVKQGIYPPLIFLGVGAMTDFTPMLSNPKLVLLGAAAQFGIFTTLIGALFIGFTPQQAGAIGIIGGADGPTAIFLSSMLAPELLGSIAIAAYSYMSLVPVIQPPIMRLLTSKEERLIRMEVSRQVSKREKIIFPIVGFLVCTLIAPGSMVLIGCLFFGNILKESMVTERLANTARNAMIDILTILLGFSIGANTLAVNFLTPQSIGIFVMGATAFALATASGVLFAKFLNLFSKKKINPLVGAAGVSAVPNSARVVNKVGLEADPTNYLLMHAMAPNVAGVVGSAIAAGVLLSVLGH
- the citF gene encoding citrate lyase subunit alpha; translated protein: MAVNSLGRQLPESFAGKTVVPYQDPFSYKKTSDHASRPLRRVNPGDKKLLGSLREAIEASGLKSGQCIATHHHLRNGDALLNMVVKEIDAMGIRDITIASSSVHPVHAELIPYIQKGVITAIETGVNGLIGEMASKGELHCPITVRTHGGRARSVISGDVTVDVAFIAAPTCDEFGNMNGYFGPSACGSLGYAHTDAQYAKHVVAVTDNLQPYPVVPVSIPMSLVDHVVVVDSLGDPNKIVSTTTRITRDPVGLQIAKYASQVIEASGLLKDGFAFQTGSGGISLAVADRVKQLMSAGQIKGSFGCGGITGYFVDMLEQGLFRALFDVQCFDLKAVASIGRNPNHLEMSADLYANPYNAGAVVNMLDCVILGATEVDVDFNVNVNTESNGYLLHNTGGHSDAAAGAKLSIITAPLIRGRLPIIRDAVTTVTTPGETIDVIVTERGIAVNEHQADLRKELEKRKVPVMDIHDLRKLATRITGEPKPVEFTDDVVALIEYRDGTIIDAVRKVKE
- the citD gene encoding citrate lyase acyl carrier protein, with product MEIARKAQAGTMQSSDLMVFLEPADDLRIEIDSTVKKQFEHLIKRQVEKVLADLSVTGGHIKISDRGALDYAIAARLETAIRRASSQEGA
- the citC gene encoding [citrate (pro-3S)-lyase] ligase produces the protein MVVRLINKFDQRKAQELIESNGFKYEETFDALFGVFENGELVATAARDHNVFKMICIRDSHQGGGLLGELITELINSCAYSNIENFFVFTKPDRCLSFQHLNFTPLVKHPKLCLLEYGHGLQKYLADCQALVKPGRNGAVVVNCNPFTRGHQYLIEQAAARVDQLYVFVVREDRSIFPFEVRYRLTREGTAHIPNVTVLDTSDYAISQVTFPGYFLKRDDDQQLIQMEVDLELFGRHIAPFFNIEKRFIGTEPYCRTTRIYSETMHKVLALYNVETVQLDRVARGDQPISAFRVREALKSEAFETLKELVPATTLNFLRSVQARELLQTLKNYQRRH
- a CDS encoding HpcH/HpaI aldolase/citrate lyase family protein encodes the protein MADFELMRSLLYVPGNMPSMLQNVPMFQSDCVMIDLEDSVPYSEKDAARVLVKNFLETYQNHNRKILVRINSLKTKWWKQDLDAILPAMTDGIRLPEADKPEYVEQLDTILTEYEEELGLPIGHFKILPSIETAEGVINCIKTAKSSSRLLGLAFGAEDYTASLEIERTKGGEELFAARTRIVWACKAAGIQAIDTIFPDATDMDALRKETELIKVLGFSGKSLVNPRQIEVVHEVFVPKQEQIDYALQVIDAIQRAREMGTGVISLAGKMIDAPVVIRAVKTLKTAQAHGLVDIELDEEVIYGRK
- a CDS encoding PPC domain-containing DNA-binding protein, whose product is MNGVWCKTWEQGRRFIIKIEPGQKIVERLILFAEQEEVKNGVIVSAVGSVVNAHFRGIKSGAKRPITEPRMRQHHIEGPLELLDLEGNLISSDNGKVDCHAHIMLGKSSGEVIGGHLFDAEVFASCEILFTEMIIDGIERHISKTSGTPTIYIEEE